The genomic window ACTCGATGTACTTCCTGCCTTCGGGAAGTGCTGCATACACCCAATTTATGGACAACGACCAGCAGAGCATAGTGAGCCACCTTGACTCGCTTGGCTACGAGACTATAGCCTTCACCTGCTGCCGCAGAGGTCTTTGGAAGATAGAGAACGCCTACGAGCGTTTAGGCTTTGACACCTGCTTCTTCAAAGACAACATAAACATGAAGAACATAGAGTACGTTGACGGCAACATCGCTGACATCAGCCTTTATGAAAGGCTCTTTGAGGAGTATGACAAGAGAAAGGACGGCGACAGCCAGTTCTACTGGATAACCACCATGCAGAACCATGCCCCCTACACAGAACACCTGACCGAACCTGTCACCCTCAACTCGCCCAAGAGCGACCAGGCAGAGAGCTACTTAAACTCTATCTACGAATCTGACAGGGCTATAGGCGAGCTGATAAAGCACTTTGAGAACGTTGACGAGGACGTTGTCATCGTAATGTTCGGCGACCACTATCCGCACATCGCAGGCTACTACGACGAGATGCTCGGCCAGAACATCAACGACCTGCCGATAGAGGACTTCTGCCGCTCGCACCAGACACCTTACTTCATCTGGTCAAACTTCGACTCGGAGAGCCGTGAGGACAGCGAGATAAGCCTCAACTACTTAAGCCTTGAGCTTATGGACATATGCGGCCTGCCCAAGAGCGGCTACATGAACTTCCTTGAGGAGCAGAGGCAGAACCTGCCGATAATCACATCCTTCGGTTACGTTGACGGCGACGGCAAGTGGCACAAAAAGAGCGATTCGGCTGACGACGACACCGAGGAAATGAAGAAGTACCGCTACTTACAGTATTACAGGATATTTGATGAGAAGAACAACAAGGTACAGCAGGCTTCATAACAATTAAATACCGAACGTTTTGCCCCGGAGCATTTAAAAGTGCTCCGGGGCGCTTTGTCAGTTAACAGTTATCAGTTAACAGTTAATAGTTATGGTGCGCCTGCGGCGCAATATGCCCATTCGGGCGTGTTACCGAAGGGTCGCCCCGTGCCTGCGCAGCTGGCATCACCCTTTCGCAGCAGCGGCAATACCTCTGTAACCCCCGATTTGCAGAGGTAAAACAGGGCTTTTTTGCGCCTGTATCTATGAACTTTTTGTTAAACTTTCAAAGTATACGTTTACATCATTTTTTTAAACGTTTTCACCTGTCAGGGGGGGCTTGATTATTTTTTCAAAATATGCTTTAATAGTTTATGGAGATATTCCAAGGGAAAGATCTTACAAAAATTAAGTGATAAAAATTTATGAAAGGCGGAGTTAAAATGAGCGTAAAGATCATTAACGGCGAGTCGATACCGAACATCCCGTGGCAGGACAAGCCCGAGGGCTGCAACGATGTAGTATGGAGATATGATGCAAACCCGATAATCAAGAGAGATCATCTTAAGATGTCAAACTCTATCTTCAACAGCGCTGTTGTTACATTCAACGGCAAGTTCGCAGGCGTGTTCAGAGTTGATGACAAGCAGAGAAACATGGAGCTGCACGTTGGCTTCTCGGACGATGCTATACACTGGAACATCAGCGAGGAAAGAATAGTTTTCGAGCAGGCTGACAAGTCTACCGAGGACGTTAACTCCTGGGGCTACGGCTATGACCCGAGAGTTTGCTTTATAGAGGACAGATACTGGGTAACCTGGTGCAACGCTTACGGCTGGAAGCCTACTATCGGCGTTGGCTACACATATGACTTCAAGACATTCTATCAGTGCGAGAACGCATTCCTCCCCTTCAACAGAAACGGTGTTCTCTTCCCGAGAAAGATAAACGGCAAGTACGTTATGTTCTCCCGTCCTTCTGACTCAGGCCACACACCTTTCGGTGATATGTACATCTCGCAGTCGCCCGATATGAAGTACTGGGGCGAGCACAGGCACGTTATGGGGCCCCTCAAGGGCTGGGAGTCCAAGAAGATAGGCGCAGGCCCGATCCCGATCGAGACTGACGAGGGCTGGCTCTGCTTCTACCACGGCGTACTCGAGAGCTGCAACGGCTTTGTATACAGCTTCTCAGCTTGCATACTCGACAAGGACGAGCCCTGGAAGGTAAAGTACCGCTGCGCTGAGTACCTCATCAATCCCCGTGAGATGTACGAGACAGTAGGCGATGTTCAGAACGTAACATTCCCCTGCGCTACTCTCTGCGATGCTGACACAGGCAGGATAGCTATCTACTACGGCTGTGCTGACACCTGCGTAAGCCTTGCATTCACAACTGTTGACGAGGTAGTTGCATACGTAAAGAGCCATTCAAGCGTTTGATATTGCAGATGACGCCTAAATAATTATACACAAGCCCCCGGACTGTAATAAACAGTCCGGGGGTCTTGCGTTATAGGATATGTAAAGAGTGTAAATAATAGAATATGTAAAGAATGTGATAGTATAGACTATGTTTTTATCTTATGATGTATGATATAATACATAAACGTAATGACACGTTATTAGAAAATAAGTTAAGGTGATGCTATGTTCCAGTTCAAATGGCTATGGGAAAATATGAAGGGCAGCAGGAGAGGCTATATTATCGCACTTTGCCTCTCGATACTTTGCAATGCGCTTTATATCACCTCGCCGTATTTTCAGTCAAAGCTGATAGATACATTTATTTCAAACGACAATGCGATAGAAAACCTCAAAAACGACCGCTCGTATCTTTACTGGCTGCTTGCCGGCATGATAGGGCTCACGTTTATAAGGACTGTGTTTCAGTATGCGTGCAATATGTATTACGAAACAGCCTCGCAGGGCATGATATACAATATCCGCACAAAGCTTTTCCGCAGGATAGAAAACCAGGACATCGCCTTTTACGACCGCTTCCGCACAGGCGACCTTATGACAAGGCTCACAGGCGACCTTGACATGGTAAGGCACATGGTGTCGTGGGTCATCAAGGGCGCTGTCGAGAGCATTGCACTGTTTACTGCATCTATGGTGTATTTCTTCACTATCGACTATGCGACGGCGCTGTGCATACTGGCTATGACGCCGCTGATACTCATTATCAGGCGAAAGCTCTCGGCCTTCGCTGGGCCTGCTTACAGAGAGGTAAGAGAAAAGTCCTCTCAATTAAACACCGCAGCTCAGGAGAACATCTCTGGCAACCGTGTTGTAAAGGCCTTTGCAAGAGAGGAGTTTGAGAAGGAGAAATTCCGCAAGCGTGACGAGGAATACCGCAAGGCCAACATAAAGGCTGCAAAGGTATGGCTCAAATACCAGCCGTTTATCGACGTGCTTGCAGGGTCTCTGAGTGTCGTGCTGCTGCTCGCAGGCGGTTACTTTATGATACAGCGCCACCTGACAATGGGGCAGTATGTGGCTATATCAGGTCTTTTATGGGCGGTAAGCAACCCCTTAAGGAACTTAGGCGCTTACATAAACGACTTCCACCGCTTTGTGGCATCGGCAGGCAAGATAATCGAGATATACTACTTCGCACCGATGATAGTTGACCGTGAGGACGCAGACACGCCCACCGAGCGTCTTAAGGGCGACATAGAATTCAAAAACGTAAACTTCTCGATAGAGGGCAAGAGGATACTAAAAGACATAAGCTTCACCATAAAGGCCGGCGAGACTGTCGCTGTAATGGGGCCTACCGGCTGCGGCAAGACCTCGATGATAAACCTGATACCGAGATTTTACGACACAGACAGCGGAGAGGTGCTCGTTGACGGCAGGAACGTAAAGCTGCACCGTCTGCACTCGCTCCGCAAGAACATAAGCATAGCAACGCAGGACGTACTGCTCTATTCCGACACGATAGATTCAAACATAGCCTTCGGCGACAGCTCGCTTGACGAGGAGTATGTAAGAAAATGCGCAGAGCTTTCCTGTGCGAGCGAATTCATAGAAAGGCTGCCGGAGAGCTATGACACGATAGTCGGCGAAAGAGGCGTTGGTCTTTCGGGCGGCCAGAAGCAGAGGATATCGCTTGCCCGTGCGCTTGCTGTAAGGCCTTCGGTGCTCATTCTTGACGACACGACCTCGGCCGTTGACATGGAGACAGAGGCAGCGATACAGAAAGCGCTTGCCGAGGAGCTTGACTTTGAATGCACGAAGATGATAATAGCACAGCGCATATCATCAGCCAGAAATGCCGACAAGATAATCATTCTTGACAATGGCAGGATAGCCGACATAGGCACGCACGACGAGCTGATAAAGCGTGAGGGCTATTACAAGCAGATATATGATCTCCAGTGCGGCGAGCAGGAAGGGGCGGTGGTCTGAATGGCAAGGAACAGATACGACATTGACGAACAGCTTGAAGCCCCCTTTGACTTCACCCACTTAAAGCGCTCATACAGATACATCAGAAAATACAAGGGCAAGATGATACTTGCGCTCGTGCTGAGCATATTTGCGGCGATAACGGGGCTTATAGCACCGCTCATCACAAAGCACGCACTTGATGTGACGATACCTGAGAAAAACGTCGGCGAGCTGGTTTTACTGGCACTGCTCGTGCTTATATTCAACATAGTAAGTGTCGCCCTCGGCAACATACGCTCACGCATCATGACAGTTGTCGGGCAGAACATTATCTTTGATATAAGAGAGGATCTGTTTGCGCACCTACAGGAGCTCCCCTTTACCTACTACGACGACAGGCCGCACGGCAAGATACTCATAAGAGTAATAAACTATGTAAACTCGGTATCCGATATGCTGTCAAACGGCATCATCAACTTCATCATGGAAATACTCAACATGGTATTCATACTCGTTTTCATGCTGATAGTCGATGTAAGGCTGACACTTGTTGCGCTGTCGGGTCTGCCGCTGTTCATGCTGGTTATGTTTGCGATAAAGAAGCATCAGCGCCGTGCATGGCAGGACGTTTCAAACAAGAGCTCGAACATGAACGCATACCTGCAGGAGAACATCACCGGCGCACGCATCACGCAGGTGTTCACCCGTGAGGAGGAGAATGCGCAGATATACGACAATCTCAACAAGAAATACCGCAAGAGCTGGATGAGGGCGGTAAAGTTCTCAAACCTTGTATGGCCGGCGACCGACAACATATCGACGCTGGTAAGGGCTGCGATGTTTGTAGTCGGGCTTCTCGTACTTGACCCGGCGACGGTGTCTCTCGGCACGCTTTCGGCGATGACGGGCTATGCTTCACGCTTCTGGCAGCCGATAATGAGCATATCTAACATCATAAACACATTTATAAACAACATAGCATACCTCGAAAGGATATTTGAAACGCTCGACGAGCCTGTGACCATAACCGACAAGGAGGGTGCAACAGACATCGGCGTTATCGAGGGCAATGTGAGCTTTGACAGTGTCACCTTCGGCTACGAGGAGGGCATAGATGTGCTCAAGGACATATCGTTTGACGTTAAGGCCGGGCAGAGCGTGGCTCTTGTAGGGCCGACAGGTGCAGGCAAGTCAACTATCGTCTCGCTGATATCACGCTTTTACGACATCGACAAGGGCAGGATAACCATTGACGGCACAGACATAAGCGAGGTAACGCTAAAGAGCCTGCGCTCGCAGATGGGCATAATGCTTCAGGACAGCTTTATATTCTCAGACAGCATACTTGAAAACATACGCTACGGCAGGCTCGATGCTACCGACAGGGAGATAAAGGAGGCCGCAAAGGCCGTCTGCGCCGACAGCTTCATAAGGACGATGTCTGACGGCTACGAAACGCAGGTAAACGAGCGTGGCTCGAAGCTCTCGGGCGGCGAGAAGCAGCTGATATCCTTTGCGAGAACGCTGCTTTCTGACCCGAAGATACTCGTACTTGACGAGGCGACCTCATCAATAGATGCGAAGACAGAGGTACTTGTACAAAAAGGCCTTGCAGAGCTTCTTAAGGGCAGGACTTCGTTTATCATAGCGCACAGGCTGTCAACGATAAGAAACTGCGATATGATAATGTTCATAGACGCTCAGGGCATTGTCGAGCAGGGCTCACACGATGAGCTCATGGCAAGAAAGGGCGCATACTACGAATTATACACGGCACAGACCTGATGCCCTTACGGGCAGTTAACAGGTAACAGGTAACAGGTAACAGTTAAGGTGTCCTGCTTACGCAGGACAGATGTCCATTCGGGCTTATACCCGGAAAATGCCTGCCAAAAAAACAATCAAAAAAGGTATCGGTTTACAGACGATGATCTAAATATCATCGTAAGAGCCGATACCTTTATTTTTCACTATTCTTTATTATTTATTATTTTTTATTTTAGCAGCGGCGATAGCCGATGCGCTCTTTATGCGTAGCATCTTGCGATTATATATGCTGTATATGCGCAGTAGCAGGATACCATTATGATGCCCTCGATGCGTGAGGTGCTCTTGCCGGTCTTGGCAAAGCAGAAGGTCATTACCGAAACGGCTATGAGTATAGCTGCATCTATCAGAAGATCCTTATCGACTGCTATAGGCGAGAGGGTCGATGCGATACCGAGGATAAAGAGGATATTGAATATCGACGAGCCGACTGCGTTGCCTATCGCAATGCCGGAGTTGCCCTTCTTTGCAGCGACTATACTTGTCACAAGCTCAGGCAGCGAGGTGCCGATAGCAACTATCGTAAGGCCTACGAGCGTCTTGCTCATGCCGAAGTTCTCGGCTATCTTTGATGCGTTGTCTACTACCATATCGCCGCCGAACATTATCGCAGCAGCTCCGCCTATGATATATATGATACTCAGCCATATGGGGATTATCTTAAGCTCCTCATCATCCTGCCCTGACTTAAGAGCCGAGCGGACGAGCACGATTATATAGGCAACTATGCCTGCAAGAAGTATGATACCCTCATATCTTGCGACCTTGAGTCCTATCATTGCAACAAACATCAGTATTGAGCAGGCGATGTTCCAGAACATATCACGCCCGAGTATTTCCTTTGGCGAGGGCACGGGCTTGATTATTGCACATATGCCTATTACCATGAGCAGGTTGAAGATATTCGAGCCGATGACGTTACCGAGCGAGATATCTGCATTGCCCGAGAGGCCTGCCGATATGCTGACCGCTGCCTCGGGGCAGCTGGTGCCGATAGAAACGATAGTCAGACCCACTATAACAGAGGGGACTTTGAGGATACCTGCAACTGAGGAAGCGCCGTCTACAAAGAAATCAGCGCCCTTGATAAGCAGGACAAAGCCGACTATCAGCAGAAGATACATCATATATTTATCAGATCCTTTCTTTTGCAGCAGGACATAAAAATCAAGACTCCTACTGCACAACAAAAATGCGGTAAAAGTCTCGTCATAATGAAAACACCCCCTGCCGCCCGGCTCGTAAAGAGCGTGCTGACGAACGACAGGACGAAAGGAAAGACCTTTCGCTGACTACTCCCAATTATCAAGGAAATTATAACACATTGTCAGTCAATTGTCAAGGATTTTTTATGTCCGTGGAGATGTATGCTTAGTCTTTGCAAAATACTGTATAATTCTGTTAATATTTGTTACAATTTTGACATTGCATTATCAGGAAAATGGTGCTATAATAAATCGTATATAAATAAAACATCAAACCAAAAGGAGACAACTATGATTACTCACATTTTAAAGGCTGTATGCGTGCTTTGCACGGCGGCGTGTGCGGCGGCGGCTTTTGCTTCGTGCGGTGACAGCTCATCATCAGGTTCTTCGGGATCATCGGGCTCATCATCGGGCTCGTCTCATATAAGCCATGAGTCAGGCAGCACGTCTGACGGGCAGCAGGAGGAGCTCACGGCAAAGGAGTACATCGACAAGGTGCTCGAAAACTTCCCGGATCACTTATTTGACACGACAACTGCCAAGGGCGACACGGCGGCAGACGGGTTCGATGCCTACTGCAAGAAGCTGTATCTCGGCACGATGCCTGACGATCTTTCAGACGGTGCGATAAGCTACGCTACGCAGGGCGGCAATGCTGACGAGGTGTCGGTCTTAAAGGCAGCCGACCCCGACAAGCAGTCAGAGCTCACAGACATACTGAAACAGCGGCTCGATATGCGCCACCACGACTTTGAAGGCTACAAGCCCGAGGAGCTGCCGAAGATAGAAAAAGCAAAGATATTCGAGGCAGGCGGCTACAGCATTCTCGTTATAGCAGACAATGCCGAAGACATTGAAAAGGCCTTTGAGGAGACCGCAGGCAACTGACGGATCATAGGAGAAATGACAAAGGAGATATGACAAATGAAAAAGGCACTGGTATTCAGCGTATGTCTCGGGCTGGTAATATCGCTCTCAGGATGCTCGAAGGCAGAGAGCAGCGAGGTTTCCAAGGAAGAAAGCAGCTCGTCCGCAGCAGCTTCGCAGGAGGATAACGTAGAGCTGTTAAAGAGGATAGACGACCAGCAGAAGCTGATAGACGAGCAAAGCAAAAAGCTCGACAAGGCTGAGGAGATACTCAACAAGATGTTTGCTCCGGAGGGAACGCAGAGCGTATTCTCCGAGGATTTTGACATAAACGAGCTAAGCTCCCTGAGCGGTGATGTTCACCCGATATACGACGACACGGCTGTAGTTGAAGCATACAAGAGCGGTGATGACTCAAAGCTGACAGACGACAAGGACAAATTCATTCTCAAAACGGCTGCCAAGGCCATAAAGGACAACATCAAGGACAAGATGACCGACTTTGAGAAGGAAAAGGCTATATACGACTATGTTTTCTCGCAGGGGCGCTATGACGAGGGCAACCTTGCGGCTATCCCCCACACGGCAGATTACAGCCACACCCCCTACGGCGTACTGCACGACCACACGGCCATTTGCGTCGGCAATGCCACGACCTTCAAGCTGTTTATGGATATGCTCGGTATCGACTGCAAGATAATCCACTCGACAGAGACAGGCGAGCACGCTTGGAACATGGTTAAGTTAGACGATGAATGGTATCACGTTGACATAACCTTTGACGGCGGCTCTGCAAAGCCTGCTTACTCACAGTTCAACGTCACAGACGAGACCAAGGAGCAGGCCGGCTATCCGTGGAGCAGGGACGAATTCCCGGAGGCCAAGAGCGTAAAATACAACTTTGCTGTAATGAACGCAAAGAAGGTAGACTCCTTCTACGACACAGCAGCGCTTTTCCAGAAGGCGATAAAAGACAAGAAGCAGTTCTGCTACTTCAAGCTGAAGCTCACCGACACCGAAAAGAAGACCGAGGGCGTGGCTTACTACTACAACTCGATAATGTCTGAGATAGGCTATCAGATAGGCGGCGGTGTATGCGACTGCAACGCCATACAGGGCTTTGTAAATGACGGATACTACTACGGCGGCATCTCGATAGTTTATGCAGGCGAGTACCAAGCCGACCTGGAGGACGAAGGGCAGAGATACGACTTCTCAAGCATTCAGCTTGATTACGGCAAGCTATATGACAGCTACTTAAACACCTTCGGCGTCTCGATAGACACATCGCTTTTCAGCACTGAGTACAACGGTTAACGAACATATAAAAATAACCCCCGTGGGCTTTCATCACAAAGCCCACGGGGATACTTATTTTTATCAGCTTTCAGAGAGCATATCGCCCATATCGTACATACCGGCTTTTCTGCCTGCGAGGAAAACTGCGGCGTTTACCGAGCCTGCTGCGAAAACGCTCTTTGAGTGCGCCTCGTGCTTAAGGCTTATCACCTCGTCACGGCCTGCAAAGAGTATCTCGTGCTCGCCGACTATCGTGCCGCCTCTTACAGCGTGCATACCTATCTCCTGGGGCTTACGCTTTGCCCTTACCGAGTGGCGGTCATAAACGAGCTCGTAGCGGTCGTTTGCTTCCTCGTTTATTGCGTTTGCAAGCATTATAGCTGTGCCGGAGGGAGCATCTATCTTCTGGTTATGGTGCTTCTCTATTATCTCGATATCGAACTGCTCGCCGAGCACGCTTACTGCCTTTTTAGCAAGCTGTGCGAGAAGGTTTATACCGAGCGAGAGGTTGAATGTAAAGAACACGGGGATAACAGCAGCAGCCTCGTTTATCTGAGCTATCTGCTCCTTGCTGTAGCCTGTTGTTGCTATAACTACCGGCACGCTGAATGCCTTGCAGTAGTCAAGCAGGCTGTCAAGCGCTGCGGGGTTTGAAAAGTCGATGATGACATCGGGCTTTTCAGCGAGCTTTGTGTATGTATCAACTATCGGGAAATCAGCATACTGCTCCCCTGCTACGTCAACGCCTGCGATGACTTTGATATCGTCACGGTTTGCGCATATATCTGCGATAACTCTGCCCATTTTGCCGCAGGCACCGCTTATAACTACATTTGTCATTTTGATTACTTCCTTTCCGGATAACAGGTCACAGGTCACAAATGCCCATTCGGGCGTGTTTGGGAAAAGCATTCCTACGGTTAACAGGTAGTGTCGGATAAACAGACCGAATGGCCATAAGTCCTGCGCTGAGCAGAACACCATACTTGTTACCTGTTACTTGTTACTTGTTACCTGAGAATAGTCCTGTCAAGTCTTAAACTTATAAAACAGGGGCGGAAGACCGCCCCAATTGTCTTACTTTACCTTGCCTACAAGACCAAGCTCGTTCATCTTGGCTGTGAGCTTTGCTATCTTGTCGTCAGACATCTTTGTAAGAGGAAGTCTGCACTCGCCGGCCTTGAAGCCCATGATATTGAGAGCTTCCTTTACAGGTATCGGGTTTACGTCGCAGAAAAGGCCGTTTGAGTTTGCAAACTCTAAAACCTTGTTCATCTTTGCCTGTGCCTCGGGGAACTTGTTATCAAGGCAGAGGGCAGCTATCTCGTGAGTCTCGGCAGGCATAACGTTTGAAAGAACGGATATTACGCCCTTGCCGCCGAGAGCCATGATAGGAACTATCTGGTCGTCGTTGCCCGAGTAGATAGTAAGGTCATCGCCGCAGAGGGCTGCAACACGGGCTATCTGTGAGATATTGCCGCTTGCTTCCTTGACTGCCACGATATTCTCTACCTTTGCAAGCTCCTTTAATGTCTCAGGAAGGATATTCACACCTGTCCTGGAAGGAACATTATAAAGGATTATCGGGATATTTACAGCATTTGCGATAGTTGTATAGTGGATAATAAGACCCTGCTGTGAAGCCTTGTTATAGTAAGGCGAAACGAGCAGGAGTGCGTCAGCGCCGAGCGCCTCAGCGTCCTTTGAGAGCTTTACTGCGAAAGCTGTGTCGTTTGAGCCTGTGCCTGCGATAACAGGAACTCTGCCTGCTGTCTTCTCGACTGCATATTTGATGCAGGCAACGTGCTCTTCCTCGGTCATTGTTGCGCTCTCACCTGTTGTACCGCAGATGATGATAGCGTCTGTACCGTTTTCGATCTGAAAATCTATAAGTCTGCCGAGCTCATCGTAGTTGATAGAGCCGTCGGCAAACATAGGTGTGACGATTGCAACGCCGGCACCTGTGAAAATTGTCTTTTTCATTGGTATTCCTCCTTATCTGAAATGCATAAATTTTTGTGTGGGCTTCGCCCACGTTATGCCCATTCGGGCTGCCGCCTGACGGCAGCGTTTTTGTGATCGGATATACTATGGTCAATGATAGCTTTAAGATCCGTCCTGCGCAGCAGGACACATTCATTATGCATTATGCATTCTTAATTCTGCATTAATCAAAGTAGCCCTTAGCAGCAAGAAGCTCTGCGAGCAGAACTGCGCCGCCTGCTGCACCTCTTAATGTGTTGTGCGAGAGGCATACGAACTTATAGTCATACTGAGTATCTTCTCTGAGTCTGCCGATAGATACTGCCATGCCGCCCTCGAGGTTACGGTCAAGTCTTGCCTGAGGTCTGTCGTTCTCCTCGAAGTAATTTAAAAACTGCTTGGGAGCAGAGGGAAGCTGGAGCTCCTGGGGAACGCCTGCGAATTCCTTCCAGCACTGGAGTATCTCCTCCTTAGTGGGCTTCTTCTCGAAGCTGGCAAATACAGCAGCAGTATGGCCGTCGGAAACGGGAACTCTTAAGCACTGTGCAGTGATAGAAGGCTCTGTTGCGTCAACTATCTTATCGCCCTCGATATGACCCCAGATCTTCATAGGCTCCTGCTCGCTCTTTTCTTCCTCGCCGCCGATATAGGGGATAACGTTATCGAGTATCTCAGGCCATGTCTCGAAAGTTCTGCCGGCACCGGAGATCGCCTGATATGTGCAGGCAAGAGCCTTGGTTACCTTGAACTTGTTATGGAGAGGTGCAAGTGCAGGAACATAGCTCTGGAGCGAGCAGTTGGACTTGACTGCGATAAAGCCTCTCTTTGTGCCGAGGCGCTTTCTCTGAGCTGCGATGATCTCGATATGGTCGGGGTTTATCTCCGGGATGACCATAGGAACATCGTCTGTATGTCTGTGAGCGGAGTTATTGGAAACTATCGGGCACTCAGCCTTTGCATACTTTTCCTCTAAAGCTCTTATCTCGTCCTTCTTCATGTCAACAGCGCAGAAGCAGAAATCTACCATGGAAGCTATCTTCTCAACATCTTCCTCAGCGTTGAGTATCACCATATCAGCCATAGACTCAGGCATGGGGTCTTTGAGCTTCCACTTAGAGCCTGCTACCTCTTTATATGTCTTACCTGCCGATCTTGCAGATGCAGCAAGACAAACTACGTCAAACCACGGGTGCTTATCAAGAAGCAGAGAAAATCTCTGACCTACCATACCCGTTGCGCCGATGATACCCACCTTGTACTTTTTCATCTTAAAATCTCCTTTCGCCGCTGCACTTGACTTTACAGCTATAATATGCTATAATTGGTTTTTAGTGCAGAGGTCACATAAAAAAAATAAACCGACTGCGAATAGTCGGTCACCAAATGCATTTTTTGAAATGTCA from Ruminococcus sp. NK3A76 includes these protein-coding regions:
- the dapA gene encoding 4-hydroxy-tetrahydrodipicolinate synthase encodes the protein MKKTIFTGAGVAIVTPMFADGSINYDELGRLIDFQIENGTDAIIICGTTGESATMTEEEHVACIKYAVEKTAGRVPVIAGTGSNDTAFAVKLSKDAEALGADALLLVSPYYNKASQQGLIIHYTTIANAVNIPIILYNVPSRTGVNILPETLKELAKVENIVAVKEASGNISQIARVAALCGDDLTIYSGNDDQIVPIMALGGKGVISVLSNVMPAETHEIAALCLDNKFPEAQAKMNKVLEFANSNGLFCDVNPIPVKEALNIMGFKAGECRLPLTKMSDDKIAKLTAKMNELGLVGKVK
- the asd gene encoding aspartate-semialdehyde dehydrogenase gives rise to the protein MKKYKVGIIGATGMVGQRFSLLLDKHPWFDVVCLAASARSAGKTYKEVAGSKWKLKDPMPESMADMVILNAEEDVEKIASMVDFCFCAVDMKKDEIRALEEKYAKAECPIVSNNSAHRHTDDVPMVIPEINPDHIEIIAAQRKRLGTKRGFIAVKSNCSLQSYVPALAPLHNKFKVTKALACTYQAISGAGRTFETWPEILDNVIPYIGGEEEKSEQEPMKIWGHIEGDKIVDATEPSITAQCLRVPVSDGHTAAVFASFEKKPTKEEILQCWKEFAGVPQELQLPSAPKQFLNYFEENDRPQARLDRNLEGGMAVSIGRLREDTQYDYKFVCLSHNTLRGAAGGAVLLAELLAAKGYFD